One region of Drosophila teissieri strain GT53w chromosome 2L, Prin_Dtei_1.1, whole genome shotgun sequence genomic DNA includes:
- the LOC122626753 gene encoding acetyl-CoA carboxylase isoform X2, with the protein MLKRRASKRFVLVESGEDNTNGSSSGSGVGTVSGAVIPQFVAVDCGQNESNNNNVGEMSASITNHNNVNNQSSPSLLSVPVVGTLKPSMSRGTGLGQDRHQDRDFHIATTEEFVKRFGGTRVINKVLIANNGIAAVKCMRSIRRWAYEMFKNERAIRFVVMVTPEDLKANAEYIKMADHYVPVPGGSNNNNYANVELIVDIALRTQVQAVWAGWGHASENPKLPELLHKEGLVFLGPPERAMWALGDKVASSIVAQTAEIPTLPWSGSELKAQYSGKKIKISSELFARGCVTNVEQGLAAVNKIGFPVMIKASEGGGGKGIRRVDTTEEFPGLFRQVQAEVPGSPIFVMKLARGARHLEVQLLADQYGNAISLFGRDCSIQRRHQKIIEEAPAIVAQPEVFEDMEKAAVRLAKMVGYVSAGTVEYLYDPEGRYFFLELNPRLQVEHPCTEMVADVNLPAAQLQIGMGIPLYRLKDIRLLYGESPWGSSVIDFENPPNKPRPSGHVIAARITSENPDEGFKPSSGTVQELNFRSSKNVWGYFSVAASGGLHEFADSQFGHCFSWGENRQQARENLVIALKELSIRGDFRTTVEYLITLLETNRFLDNSIDTAWLDALIAERVQSEKPDILLGVMCGSLHIADREITESFSSFQTSLEKGQIQAANTLTNVVDVELINDGIRYKVQAAKSGANSYFLLMNNSFKEIEVHRLSDGGLLISLEGASYTTYMKEEVDRYRIVIGNQTCVFEKENDPSLLRSPSAGKLINMIVEDGAHVSKGQAYAEIEVMKMVMTLTSQEAGTVTFVRRPGAVLDAGSLLGHLELDDPSLVTKAQPFKGQFLQPENAPVPEKLNRVHNTYKSILENTLAGYCLPEPFNAQRLRDIIEKFMQSLRDPSLPLLELQEVIASISGRIPISVEKKIRKLMTLYERNITSVLAQFPSQQIASVIDSHAATLQKRADRDVFFLTTQSIVQLVQRYRNGIRGRMKAAVHELLRQYYDVESQFQHGHYDKCVGLVREHNKDDMQTVVNTIFSHSQVAKKNLLVTLLIDHLWANEPGLTDELANTLSELTSLNRAEHSRVALRSRQVLIAAHQPAYELRHNQMESIFLSAVDMYGHDFHPENLQRLILSETSIFDILHDFFYHSNRAVCNAALEVYVRRAYTSYELTCLQHLELSGGLPLVHFQFLLPTAHPNRLFSRMSSPDGLDQAAAECLGSSFVRTGAIAAFDSFEHFEMYSDEILDLLEDFVSPAMVNAKVLEAVEAADSISDSRHSTSINVSLSDPVTRANAAEEAKSTEPIHIVSVAVRETGELDDLQMAQIFGNYCQEHNEELFQRRIRRITFAALKKRQFPKFFTFRARDKFTEDRIYRHLEPASAFHLELNRMKTYDLEALPTANQKMHLYLGKAKVSKGQEVTDYRFFIRSIIRHSDLITKEASFEYLQNEGERVLLEAMDELEVAFSHPHAKRTDCNHIFLNFVPTVIMDPAKIEESVTKMIMRYGPRLWKLRVLQAELKMVIRQSPQSPTQAVRLCIANDSGYFLDISMYTEQTEPETGIIKFKAYGEKQGSLHGHPISTPYMTKDFLQQKRFQAQSNGTTYVYDVPDMFRQMTERHWREFSKARPTVDIRTPDKILIECKELVLEGDNLVEMQRLPGENNCGMVAWRIVLATPEYPNGREIIVIANDLTYLIGSFGIKEDVLFAKASQLARQLKVPRIYISVNSGARIGLAEEVKAMFKIAWEDPEEPDKGFKYLYLTTEDYAQVANLNSVRAILIEDEGEQRYKITDIIGKDDGLGVENLRYAGLIAGETSQAYEEIVTIAMVTCRTIGIGSYVVRLGQRVIQIDNSHIILTGYAALNKLLGRKVYASNNQLGGTQIMFNNGVTHKTEAIDLDGVYTILDWLSYIPAYIGCDLPIILPSDRIDRPVDFMPTKSPYDPRWMLGGRVNPVNANDWENGFFDRDSWSEIMAAWAKTVVTGRARLGGVPVGVIAVETRTVEVEMPADPANLDSEAKTLQQAGQVWYPDSSYKTAQAIKDFGREELPLIVFANWRGFSGGMKDMYEQIVKFGAYIVDGLREYKKPVLIYLPPNAELRGGAWAVLDSLINPRYMETYADPEARGGVLEPEGIVEIKYKEKDLVKTIHRLDPTTIALKKEFDEANASGDKVRAAQVDEKIKARIAVLIHVYHTVAVHFADLHDTPERMLEKECISEIVPWRDSRRWLYWRLRRLLLEDAYIKKILRAQDNLSVGQAKQMLRRWLVEEKGATEAYLWDKNEEMVSWYEEQSNAESIVSRNVNSVRRDAIISTISKMLEDCPDVALDAVVGLCQGLTPVNRGVVVRTLAQMQLNEETSNSNQG; encoded by the exons ATGTTGAAGCGTCGCGCCAGCAAGCGTTTCGTACTTGTTGAGTCCGGTGAAGATAATACCAATGGATCCAGCTCTGGATCTGGAGTGGGAACGGTCTCAGGTGCGGTTATACCCCAATTTGTGGCAGTGGATTGTGGGCAGAacgagagcaacaacaacaatgtcgGCGAGATGAGTGCCAGCATCACCAATCACAATAATGTCAATAACCAGTCGTCGCCATCGCTGCTCAGCGTCCCCGTGGTGGGAACCCTCAA GCCGAGTATGTCGCGTGGCACTGGGCTGGGCCAGGACCGACATCAGGACCGCGACTTCCACATCGCCACCACCGAGGAGTTCGTAAAGCGCTTCGGCGGCACCCGTGTGATCAACAAAGTCCTAATTGCCAACAACGGTATCGCGGCCGTCAAGTGTATGCGATCCATCAGGAGATGGGCTTACGAAATGTTCAAGAACGAGCGGGCCATAAGGTTCGTGGTAATGGTCACTCCGGAGGATCTGAAGGCGAATGCCGAATACATCAAGATGGCGGATCACTATGTGCCCGTGCCCGGCGgatccaacaacaacaactacgcCAATGTTGAACTAATCGTGGACATTGCTCTTCGTACCCAAGTGCAG GCCGTGTGGGCTGGTTGGGGTCATGCCTCCGAGAACCCGAAGCTGCCGGAGCTCCTCCACAAAGAGGGTCTGGTGTTCCTTGGTCCTCCGGAACGTGCCATGTGGGCACTGGGCGACAAGGTGGCCTCCTCGATTGTGGCCCAAACAGCCGAAATTCCCACCCTGCCGTGGTCAGGTTCGGAACTGAAGGCCCAGTACAGTGGCAAGAAGATCAAGATTTCCAGTGAACTCTTCGCCCGCGGTTGTGTGACCAATGTGGAACAGGGTCTGGCCGCAGTTAACAAGATTG GCTTCCCCGTAATGATCAAGGCCTCAGAAGGAGGTGGTGGCAAGGGCATTCGCCGTGTGGACACCACTGAGGAGTTCCCCGGATTGTTCCGCCAGGTTCAAGCTGAGGTGCCTGGGTCACCGATTTTCGTGATGAAGCTGGCCCGCGGAGCTCGCCACTTGGAGGTGCAACTGTTGGCGGATCAGTACGGCAATGCCATTAGCTTGTTTGGTCGTGACTGCTCCATCCAGCGCCGTCATCAAAAAATTATTGAGGAAGCCCCTGCCATCGTGGCCCAGCCAGAAGTGTTCGAGGACATGGAGAAGGCCGCAGTGCGGCTGGCCAAGATGGTGGGTTACGTCAGCGCGGGAACCGTGGAGTATCTTTATGATCCGGAGGGTCGCTACTTCTTCCTGGAGCTGAACCCCCGTCTGCAGGTGGAGCATCCTTGTACGGAGATGGTGGCCGATGTGAATCTTCCCGCTGCTCAACTGCAGATTGGAATGGGAATTCCCCTTTACCGCCTCAAGGACATCCGCCTGCTGTACGGAGAGTCTCCGTGGGGCTCCTCTGTCATTGACTTTGAAAATCCACCGAACAAACCGCGTCCCTCCGGACATGTTATCGCCGCCCGTATCACCTCAGAGAATCCCGACGAGGGCTTTAAGCCCAGTTCAGGAACCGTTCAGGAGCTTAACTTCCGGTCGAGCAAAAATGTGTGGGGCTACTTCAGTGTGGCTGCCAGTGGAGGATTGCACGAGTTCGCGGACTCACAGTTTGGCCATTGTTTCTCCTGGGGCGAGAACCGTCAGCAGGCTCGAGAGAACCTGGTAATTGCACTGAAAGAGCTGTCTATTCGGGGTGATTTCCGAACCACAGTGGAGTACCTGATCACTCTGTTGGAGACGAATCGATTCCTGGACAACAGCATCGACACCGCTTGGTTAGATGCCTTGATCGCAGAACGTGTGCAATCCGAGAAACCGGATATATTGTTGGGCGTAATGTGCGGATCGTTGCACATCGCAGATCGTGAAATCACTGAAAGCTTCTCCAGCTTTCAGACTTCTCTGGAAAAAGGGCAGATCCAAGCAGCTAACACGCTAACAAACGTGGTGGATGTTGAGCTAATCAACGATGGCATCCGTTACAAGGTTCAGGCCGCCAAGAGCGGAGCCAACTCGTACTTCCTGCTGATGAACAACTCGTTTAAGGAAATCGAGGTGCATCGCCTTTCCGACGGAGGCTTGCTCATCTCTTTGGAGGGCGCCTCCTACACCACGTACATGAAGGAGGAGGTGGATCGCTACCGCATTGTGATTGGCAACCAGACATGTGTCTTCGAAAAGGAGAACGATCCTTCGCTGCTGCGCAGTCCCTCTGCGGGAAAGCTCATCAACATGATTGTAGAAGATGGCGCACATGTAAGCAAGGGGCAGGCCTATGCTGAGATTGAGGTGATGAAGATGGTGATGACTTTAACATCCCAGGAGGCAGGCACAGTGACATTTGTGCGTCGCCCAGGAGCGGTTCTGGATGCAGGATCCCTTTTGGGCCATTTAGAGCTGGATGATCCATCGCTGGTGACGAAAGCGCAACCGTTCAAAGGTCAGTTCCTGCAGCCAGAGAATGCACCGGTGCCCGAAAAACTGAATAGGGTGCACAATACGTACAAGAGCATCCTTGAAAACACTCTAGCTGGTTACTGCCTGCCGGAACCATTCAATGCGCAGCGACTGAGAGACATTATCGAAAAATTCATGCAAAGTTTGCGGGATCCCTCGTTAccgctgctggagctgcaagAAGTTATCGCCTCCATCTCAGGTCGCATACCCATCTCCGTGGAGAAGAAGATCCGAAAACTGATGACGCTGTACGAGCGAAACATAACTAGTGTCCTGGCTCAATTCCCATCGCAGCAGATCGCCAGTGTTATTGACAGCCATGCGGCCACACTGCAGAAGCGCGCTGACAGAGATGTCTTTTTCCTGACCACCCAGAGCATTGTGCAGCTGGTGCAGCGCTATAGGAATGGAATCCGCGGCAGAATGAAGGCCGCCGTTCATGAGCTGCTGCGTCAGTACTACGACGTAGAGTCGCAGTTTCAGCATGGGCACTACGACAAATGCGTGGGACTGGTGCGAGAGCACAACAAGGACGACATGCAGACGGTGGTCAACACCATCTTCTCGCACTCTCAGGTGGCCAAGAAGAATCTGCTAGTTACTCTGCTTATAGATCACCTGTGGGCCAACGAACCTGGACTAACAGACGAATTGGCCAACACGCTGAGTGAATTGACCTCTTTAAATCGAGCTGAGCACTCTAGGGTGGCTCTGCGGTCCCGTCAAGTTCTGATCGCAGCCCACCAGCCGGCCTATGAACTGCGCCACAACCAAATGGAGTCTATCTTCCTCTCCGCCGTTGACATGTACGGTCATGACTTCCACCCCGAGAACCTGCAGCGCCTGATTCTGTCGGAGACCTCAATCTTCGACATTCTACACGACTTCTTTTACCACTCTAACCGGGCAGTGTGCAATGCTGCTCTGGAAGTCTATGTGAGGAGAGCTTACACATCCTACGAGCTGACATGCTTGCAGCATTTGGAACTCTCCGGTGGCCTGCCGCTGGTGCACTTCCAGTTCCTCCTACCCACAGCTCACCCGAACAGGCTGTTTTCGCGCATGTCCTCCCCCGATGGATTGGATCAGGCAGCGGCAGAGTGCTTGGGAAGCTCATTCGTGCGCACCGGAGCGATAGCAGCCTTTGACTCTTTTGAACACTTTGAAATGTACTCGGACGAGATTCTGGATCTGCTCGAAGACTTTGTCTCGCCGGCCATGGTTAATGCTAAGGTACTGGAGGCCGTGGAGGCGGCAGATTCCATCTCGGACAGTCGACACAGCACCTCGATCAATGTGTCGTTGTCGGATCCCGTAACTCGGGCGAATGCTGCAGAAGAGGCAAAGTCCACGGAACCGATTCACATTGTTAGTGTGGCTGTGAGAGAAACGGGCGAGTTGGATGACCTTCAAATGGCACAGATCTTTGGAAACTATTGCCAAGAACATAACGAGGAGCTCTTCCAGCGACGCATTCGTAGAATTACTTTTGCTGCTCTGAAAAAGCGGCAATTTCCCAAGTTTTTCACGTTCAGAGCCAGAGATAAGTTCACAGAGGATCGTATTTACCGCCATCTGGAGCCAGCATCTGCTTTCCATCTAGAGCTGAATCGCATGAAGACGTACGATCTTGAGGCTCTGCCCACAGCTAACCAGAAGATGCACCTGTACCTTGGCAAGGCCAAGGTGTCGAAAGGTCAAGAGGTCACGGACTACCGCTTTTTCATTCGCTCGATTATCCGTCATTCAGATCTAATTACCAAGGAAGCCTCTTTCGAGTATCTGCAAAACGAAGGAGAGCGCGTGCTTCTCGAGGCCATGGATGAGCTGGAGGTGGCATTCTCGCATCCTCACGCAAAACGCACCGACTGCAACCACATCTTCCTTAACTTTGTCCCCACTGTCATCATGGATCCGGCTAAGATCGAGGAGTCTGTGACAAAGATGATTATGCGATACGGTCCGCGATTGTGGAAGCTGCGTGTACTACAGGCTGAGCTTAAGATGGTCATCCGCCAGTCACCACAGTCACCCACTCAGGCAGTGCGTCTGTGCATTGCAAATGACTCCGGCTACTTCCTGGATATTTCGATGTACACGGAGCAAACGGAACCAGAGACAGGAATC ATTAAATTTAAGGCCTACGGTGAGAAGCAGGGATCTCTGCACGGCCATCCCATTTCCACGCCCTACATGACCAAAGACTTCCTGCAGCAAAAACGATTCCAGGCGCAGTCCAACGGTACCACCTATGTCTATGATGTGCCCGACATGTTCCGCCAGATGACCGAGCGTCACTGGAGAGAATTCTCCAAGGCGCGTCCCACCGTAGATATTCGCACTCCCGACAAGATTTTAATCGAGTGCAAAGAGCTGGTCCTCGAGGGCGACAACCTTGTAGAGATGCAGCGTCTGCCTGGCGAAAACAAT tGCGGCATGGTGGCTTGGCGCATTGTCTTGGCTACTCCCGAATATCCGAATGGTCGTGAGATTATTGTTATAGCCAACGACCTCACCTACTTGATTGGTTCCTTTGGAATTAAGGAGGACGTTCTGTTTGCCAAGGCTTCCCAATTAGCTCGTCAACTCAAAGTACCAAGG ATATACATCTCCGTTAACAGCGGTGCTCGCATCGGACTGGCTGAGGAGGTTAAAGCTATGTTTAAGATCGCATGGGAGGATCCAGAGGAGCCAGATAAGGGTTTTAAGTACCTCTACTTGACCACCGAGGACTACGCACAGGTGGCCAACCTGAATTCGGTGAGGGCTATCCTGATTGAGGACGAGGGCGAGCAGCGTTACAAGATTACCGACATTATCGGCAAGGACGACGGTCTGGGCGTGGAGAACCTACGGTACGCCGGCTTAATTGCCGGTGAAACGTCGCAGGCCTACGAGGAGATAGTTACCATCGCCATGGTTACCTGCCGTACTATTGGCATTGGATCCTATGTGGTGCGCCTAGGCCAGCGCGTTATCCAGATCGATAATTCACACATTATACTCACAGGCTATGCTGCGCTCAACAAG CTGCTTGGACGCAAGGTGTATGCCTCCAATAATCAGTTGGGTGGCACGCAGATTATGTTTAACAACGGAGTTACCCACAAAACAGAGGCAATTGACTTGGACGGTGTCTACACCATCCTCGACTGGCTCTCGTACATTCCCGCGTACATTGGTTGTGACCTGCCCATTATTCTGCCCAGCGATCGTATCGATCGCCCTGTGGACTTCATGCCCACTAAGTCGCCGTACGATCCGCGCTGGATGCTAGGCGGCCGTGTGAATCCCGTTAACGCGAATGACTGGGAGAACGGTTTCTTTGACCGGGACTCCTGGAGCGAAATCATGGCCGCGTGGGCCAAGACGGTGGTCACTGGTCGCGCCCGTCTAGGTGGTGTTCCCGTGGGCGTAATAGCCGTTGAGACCCGCACCGTAGAAGTGGAGATGCCCGCAGATCCCGCCAATCTCGATTCGGAAGCGAAGACCCTGCAGCAAGCAGGGCAGGTGTGGTACCCTGATTCCTCGTACAAAACTGCTCAAGCAATCAAAGATTTTGGACGAGAGGAGTTGCCGCTGATTGTTTTCGCAAATTGGCGAGGCTTCTCCGGTGGCATGAAGGACATGTACGAGCAAATCGTCAAGTTCGGAGCATACATTGTCGACGGTCTGCGGGAGTACAAGAAGCCTGTGCTCATCTACCTGCCGCCCAATGCCGAGCTGAGAGGTGGGGCCTGGGCCGTGCTGGATTCCCTCATTAACCCGCGCTACATGGAAACGTATGCCGATCCGGAGGCCAGGGGTGGAGTTCTCGAGCCAGAGGGCATTGTGGAAATAAAGTACAAAGAGAAGGACTTAGTGAAGACGATTCATCGATTGGATCCGACCACCATTGCG CTGAAAAAGGAGTTCGATGAGGCAAACGCGTCTGGTGACAAGGTCAGGGCTGCTCAGGTGGACGAAAAGATTAAGGCCCGCATCGCTGTGCTTATACATGTCTACCACACGGTGGCAGTTCACTTTGCTGACCTGCACGACACGCCGGAGCGAATGCTAGAAAAGGAGTGTATCAGTGAGATTGTGCCTTGGCGCGACTCCCGCCGCTGGCTGTACTGGCGTCTGCGACGTCTTCTGTTAGAGGACGCGTATATAAAGAAGATCCTGCGTGCTCAGGATAACTTATCTGTAGGTCAGGCCAAGCAGATGCTGCGCCGCTGGCTGGTAGAGGAGAAGGGTGCCACAGAG GCTTATCTGTGGGACAAAAACGAGGAAATGGTGTCTTGGTATGAGGAGCAGAGCAATGCCGAATCTATCGTTTCGCGCAACGTGAACTCAGTAAGACGGGATGCCATTATTTCTACCATTTCGAAAATGCTCGAG GACTGTCCCGACGTAGCGCTGGACGCTGTAGTTGGTCTTTGCCAAGGTCTGACGCCCGTAAATCGTGGCGTGGTCGTACGCACATTAGCCCAGATGCAACTAAATGAGGAGACCTCTAACAGCAACCAGGGATGA